A window from Pleuronectes platessa chromosome 6, fPlePla1.1, whole genome shotgun sequence encodes these proteins:
- the rbm10 gene encoding RNA-binding protein 10, whose product MDYERRGGRGDRIGRYGNNHNDHNFRDMDYRGYGQEDEESGTGYDVRAEGAGPYGRDEQSLGGPDFPPGRLQDRPGFRKRGDGRGDAAHEGKGLPWPPCSQLRPDLALPLLQRDEDGSRREFEQLQTGLQQKGRGKGGRGFPENSGPHAGSKECNWSRGGAHSEEMDYNPARQRDEDRFSRGGMKRRAFPAGSEDDCEGSGLDLSLEEMEQRDQDYRADLDHNQRPSNIIMLRMLPPNATANEIRAQLQEQGILPREVRLMRNKSSGQSRGFAFVEFNLIQEATRWMETNQGVLMILGQRVSMHFSDPKPRANEDWLCNKCGVQNFKRREKCFKCSVPKSEAELKLPQLPRDLPVGLQKDGAQGLLPLPVPYHSSGPTVAPGQAAQQADVANDTLILRNLGPHTSVEAILSALAPFATLSPSNIRLIKDKHTHLNRGFAFLQLSTIVEASQLLQILQALQPPLSIDGKAIVVEFAKGSKRDVFLTDGSRVSAATVASTAIAAAQWSVTQTPQNGSSGGQSVDTGVYQQGSAVTYNQEGHEYPGPDGATFKAQADARVPALLSVGASLVGTYSGGAALAAISSESVTLGSTVLRQSLSHSQSALSTTAAANSATQVEIVGKPQPASHSQPATPGTEHELQQYPVPDVSTYQYDESSAYYYDPLTGLYYDPNSQYYFNPHSQHYMYWDGEKHTYIPAASQSNTDGASMSEGMAPSDSLFASPGSKEKKDKPKSKTAQQIAKDMERWAKSLNRQKENMRSVSSSPAVGSTPLPPGYTRAPGHSRVDDRRESASADAGYAVLEKKGALSERPQIFLDQIRQSTESSPPQQQGLVPAYSGETDSDEEGGEKDEKEGRLTDWVKLACLLCRRQFPSKEALIRHQQLSELHKQNLEQRRAQQESAGRERLADGSEPPDLKKRKFSPIDGITGSSLGARMLQGGVKKGFLLRNMQVE is encoded by the exons ATGGACTATGAGCGGAG GGGCGGACGAGGCGACCGCATAGGTCGCTACGGCAACAACCACAATGACCACAACTTCCGGGACATGGACTACAGAGGGTATGGACAAGAGGACGAAGAGTCAGGAACAGGATATGATGTCCGAGCGGAGGGAGCTGGACCGTATGGCCGTGACGAGCAATCACTGGGCGGCCCTGACTTCCCACCAGGTCGTCTCCAGGATCGCCCGGGGTTCCGCAAGAGAGGAGATGGGCGAGGGGACGCTGCGCACGAGGGGAAGGGGCTCCCATGGCCCCCTTGCTCTCAGTTGCGGCCTGATCTAGCCCTTCCTTTGCTCCAGAGGGATGAGGACGGGTCCAGGCGGGAATTTGAGCAGCTACAGACTGGCCTGCAGCAAAAGGGCAGAGGGAAAGGTGGAAGGGGCTTCCCAGAGAACAGTGGCCCTCACGCAGGTAGTAAAGAATGCAACTGGAGTCGTGGTGGTGCCCATTCTGAAGAAATGGATTATAATCCGGCAAGACAGAGAGACGAGGACAGATTCTCTCGTGGGGGaatgaagaggagg GCTTTTCCAGCGGGGTCAGAGGATGATTGCGAGGGCAGTGGTCTTGACCTGTCCCTTGAAGAGATGGAACAGAGAGACCAGGACTACCGTGCAGATCTAGACCACAACCAGAGGCCCAGCAACATCATAATGCTGCGTATGCTTCCTCCCAATGCCACAGCCAATGAG ATTCGTGCACAACTTCAGGAGCAGGGGATTCTGCCAAGAGAGGTTCGCCTCATGAGAAACAAATCTTCAG GTCAGAGCCGAGGATTCGCCTTCGTCGAGTTTAATCTCATACAGGAGGCCACCCGCTGGATGGAGACCAACCAG ggAGTGCTGATGATTCTGGGGCAGAGGGTGTCGATGCACTTCAGCGACCCAAAGCCGCGTGCCAACGAGGACTGGCTCTGCaacaag TGCGGTGTGCAAAACtttaaaaggagagaaaagtgcTTCAAATGCAGTGTTCCTAAATCAG AGGCTGAGCTGAAGTTGCCCCAGTTGCCGAGGGATTTGCCTGTTGGGCTTCAAAAGGACGGAGCTCAGGGTTTACTGCCCCTCCCAGTACCCTACCATTCCTCTGGTCCTACTGTCGCCCCAGGACAAGCTGCACAGCAGGCAGATGTTGCAAATGACA CTCTGATACTAAGAAACCTTGGCCCTCATACTTCAGTAGAAGCCATTTTATCTGCTTTGGCTCCATTTGCCACACTGTCCCCTTCAAATATTCGCCTCATCAAGGACAAGCACACGCATCTCAACAGGGGCTTTGCCTTTCTACAGCTTTCTACCATAGTG GAGGCATCACAGCTGCTCCAGATCTTACAGGCTCTGCAGCCACCTCTCTCTATTGACGGCAAGGCGATTGTGGTGGAGTTTGCCAAAGGCTCAAAacg TGATGTGTTCCTGACTGACGGAAGCAGAGTGAGTGCTGCGACAGTGGCCAGCACAGCAATAGCAGCTGCACAGTGGTCTGTGACGCAG ACTCCGCAGAATGGATCAAGCGGAGGCCAGAGTGTAGATACAGGAGTGTATCAGCAGGGGTCAGCAGTAACCTACAATCAGGAAGGGCATGAATACCCTGGACCAGATGGTGCAACTTTCAAGGCCCAGGCAGATGCCAGGGTTCCTGCCTTACTCAGTGTAGGAGCATCGCTGGTGGGGACGTACTCGGGTGGAGCTGCCCTAG CTGCCATTTCATCTGAGTCAGTGACACTGGGATCAACAGTTCTGCGGcagtctctcagtcactcacaaTCTGCTCTCAGCACCACAGCCGCCGCCAATTCAGCCACACAG GTTGAAATAGTGGGAAAACCACAGCCAGCTTCTCACAGCCAACCTGCAACCCCAGGCACTGAACATGAGCTCCAGCAATACC CTGTGCCAGACGTGTCCACTTACCAGTATGATGAGAGCTCTGCCTACTATTACGACCCACTCACAGGCCTCTACTATGATCCTAACTCCCAG TACTATTTCAACCCTCACAGTCAGCATTACATGTACTGGGATGGAGAGAAACACACTTACATTCCTGCTGCCAGCCAGTCGAACACAGACGGAGCTTCGATGAGTGAAGGCATGGCCCCGTCAGACTCACTGTTTGCTTCTCCTGGCAGCaaggagaaaaaagacaagCCCAAGAGTAAAACTGCTCAACAG ATTGCCAAAGATATGGAGCGCTGGGCTAAGAGTCTCAATAGACAGAAGGAGAACATGcgctctgtctcctcctcccctgctgtCGGCTCGACGCCGCTGCCTCCTGGTTACACCCGAGCGCCGGGCCACAGTCGAGTAGATGACCGCAGAGAGTCTGCGAGTGCGGATGCAGGCTATGCAGTTCTGGAGAAAAAG GGGGCACTGTCTGAACGGCCTCAGATTTTTTTGGACCAGATCAGACAAAGTACAGAA AGttctcctcctcagcagcaAGGTCTGGTCCCGGCCTACAGCGGAGAAACGGACAGTGATGAAGAAGGAGGCGAAAAAGATGAGAAGGAGGGGAGATTGACAGACTGGGTTAAACTGGCCTGTCTGCTATGTAGGAGACAATTCCCCAGTAAAGAGGCCCTCATCAGGCACCAGCAGCTCTCTGAGCTACATAAG CAAAACTTGGAGCAGAGAAGAGCCCAGCAGGAATCTGCAGGCAGAGAG AGACTTGCAGATGGATCTGAACCTCCTGATCtaaagaagaggaagtttagCCCCAT TGATGGGATCACAGGCTCCAGTCTTGGTGCCAGGATGCTGCAGGGCGGAGTGAAAAAGGGATTCCTACTGCGCAACATGCAAGTAGAGTGA